In Moorella sp. Hama-1, a single genomic region encodes these proteins:
- a CDS encoding anaerobic glycerol-3-phosphate dehydrogenase subunit C has protein sequence MKLTDINIKEFEACQKCSLCESFCPVIPIKPSFPGPKIGGANAARLATMKSAVQRMEAWLEDLDYCTDCRTCDVVCPSNIKPATLIMKQRWQIKARTHRTLRESILSRPDRLGALASLWPGGVNLILKQKVIRIAATLVAGITAERSLPGYARRTFRNWYAGIYNKTTPKLDRVAYFYGCYTNFYRPDVGKALVQLFQVQGVGVELPEQKCCGLPLAINGDFASARNLAAANLRHILPYVEAGLPLVFTCPSCAAMFKSYYTEVYDLPGAEKVARASFDACEYILSAMPGLLEKSNPGPVSLKVAYHTPCHLRAQGIGTPAVELLEAIPGLGLKVLRNNCCGMAGTYGYKTERYDVAMKIGAALFQDIQNYRPDLVVTDCGTCALQIQEGTRYLVRHPVELLYQAYTAGSS, from the coding sequence ATGAAACTTACTGATATTAACATAAAGGAATTCGAGGCCTGCCAGAAGTGTTCGTTATGCGAGAGCTTCTGTCCTGTCATACCTATAAAGCCTTCATTTCCAGGTCCTAAAATTGGTGGGGCCAATGCTGCCCGCCTGGCAACCATGAAATCAGCGGTGCAGAGAATGGAAGCCTGGCTTGAGGACCTGGATTATTGTACCGATTGCCGTACCTGCGATGTGGTCTGCCCGAGCAATATTAAGCCGGCTACCCTCATTATGAAGCAGCGCTGGCAGATAAAGGCCCGGACGCACCGGACATTGCGCGAGTCTATTTTAAGCCGCCCGGACCGGCTGGGCGCTCTGGCCTCCCTCTGGCCCGGTGGCGTTAACCTTATTTTGAAACAGAAAGTAATCAGGATAGCAGCCACTCTGGTGGCGGGAATTACGGCCGAGCGCAGTTTGCCCGGGTATGCCCGGAGGACCTTTCGTAATTGGTATGCCGGCATATACAATAAAACAACTCCTAAACTGGATAGGGTGGCTTATTTTTATGGTTGCTACACCAATTTCTACCGGCCAGATGTTGGTAAGGCTCTGGTACAATTATTTCAGGTTCAGGGCGTCGGCGTTGAACTGCCCGAACAAAAGTGTTGCGGGCTGCCCCTGGCCATTAACGGCGATTTTGCAAGCGCCCGGAACCTGGCTGCTGCCAATCTGAGGCATATCCTGCCTTATGTGGAAGCAGGGCTGCCCCTGGTTTTTACCTGCCCCTCCTGCGCGGCTATGTTTAAATCCTATTATACCGAAGTCTATGACTTGCCGGGTGCAGAGAAAGTGGCGCGGGCCAGTTTTGACGCCTGCGAATATATCTTGAGTGCTATGCCAGGTCTGCTGGAAAAAAGCAATCCTGGGCCGGTGTCTTTAAAAGTAGCCTATCATACCCCCTGCCACCTGCGGGCTCAGGGGATAGGCACTCCGGCCGTGGAGTTACTGGAGGCTATTCCCGGCCTTGGCCTGAAGGTGCTGAGGAATAACTGTTGTGGTATGGCAGGTACTTATGGCTATAAAACCGAAAGGTATGATGTTGCCATGAAAATAGGCGCAGCGTTATTTCAGGATATCCAAAACTACCGCCCTGATCTGGTGGTCACGGATTGTGGCACCTGTGCTCTGCAAATCCAGGAAGGAACGCGTTACCTGGTAAGGCACCCGGTGGAGTTACTTTACCAGGCCTATACAGCAGGCAGCAGTTAG
- a CDS encoding type II toxin-antitoxin system VapC family toxin, which translates to METTRFVLDTYALLALLEDEPGAQVVADIISNDNNMSFLSYINLGEAYYIIRRKKGDREAEEFANTVFAEASITLIDCPWKRIQEAARVKTGGGLSYADSFVVSLAQELEAPIVTGDPEIQRSATKLGLKIIWIGDEL; encoded by the coding sequence ATGGAGACAACCCGATTTGTTCTCGATACGTATGCCCTTCTTGCCCTGCTGGAGGATGAGCCCGGCGCCCAGGTAGTAGCTGATATCATAAGCAACGATAATAATATGAGCTTCTTGAGCTATATCAATCTAGGCGAGGCCTACTATATAATCCGACGTAAAAAAGGTGACCGGGAAGCTGAAGAATTCGCCAATACTGTTTTTGCTGAGGCAAGTATAACTCTAATTGACTGTCCTTGGAAAAGGATCCAGGAGGCGGCCCGGGTAAAAACCGGCGGAGGATTATCCTATGCCGACTCATTTGTGGTTTCCCTGGCCCAGGAATTAGAAGCCCCGATTGTAACCGGCGATCCGGAAATCCAGAGGTCGGCTACAAAACTGGGTTTGAAGATAATCTGGATCGGGGATGAGCTTTAA
- a CDS encoding DUF4160 domain-containing protein, whose translation MVQISWFYGIKISMFYDEHLPPHFHVEYGDCHAIVDIQKALIIKGQLPKKQASLVIAWTLLHQDELMDNWHNAFQKKELFKIEPLR comes from the coding sequence ATGGTACAAATAAGCTGGTTCTATGGCATAAAGATTTCCATGTTTTACGACGAGCACCTGCCGCCCCATTTTCACGTGGAATACGGGGATTGCCATGCTATCGTTGATATCCAGAAAGCGTTAATTATAAAAGGCCAGCTTCCCAAAAAACAAGCGAGTTTGGTTATAGCCTGGACTTTATTGCACCAGGATGAACTAATGGATAACTGGCACAATGCTTTTCAAAAGAAAGAGCTGTTTAAAATTGAGCCCCTCAGGTAG
- a CDS encoding sn-glycerol-1-phosphate dehydrogenase: protein MAIKKIVIASEVIRQLPAILKELGVSSRVLLVADTNTYQAAGRMVADILTGASFNLQECILRRQGQLAADEEALVEVLLNIEPETEFILAVGAGTINDIARYTSYKTGKPYAIIATAPSMDGYASSVAALTIKGCKKTCSATPPVAIIGDVNILGAAPREMILAGLGDILGKYTSLADWQLSHVITGEGYSDKIAGEVREAINECVRLTGNQMDKKAIQSLMEALVTSGSAMLEWGNSRPASGSEHHISHFLEMHDILAGTGGHLHGAKVGIAEIMVTDLYHRVFNYRLEEIKEFIARRQPETTAAYRSRVTEAYGPLAEELIHEMQGYYLDEARRKERQRNILRAWEDMQLWVRHNVPLPEEIQGLLLKAGAPTSFAELGIPAARVKTALENAKEVRQRYTIFRLMEDIGIAIVE, encoded by the coding sequence ATGGCGATTAAAAAAATAGTTATTGCCAGTGAGGTAATAAGGCAGTTACCGGCGATTTTAAAAGAACTGGGAGTTAGCTCTAGAGTCCTGCTGGTTGCAGATACAAACACTTATCAAGCCGCTGGTAGAATGGTTGCCGATATCCTCACAGGCGCCAGCTTTAACCTGCAGGAATGTATACTGCGCAGGCAGGGCCAGTTAGCAGCTGATGAAGAAGCCCTGGTAGAGGTGTTACTTAATATTGAACCGGAGACGGAGTTTATCCTGGCCGTGGGTGCGGGTACCATTAATGACATCGCCCGCTATACCAGTTATAAGACGGGCAAGCCCTATGCCATTATAGCTACAGCCCCGTCCATGGATGGCTATGCCTCCTCAGTGGCGGCGCTGACGATCAAGGGTTGCAAAAAAACCTGTAGTGCCACGCCGCCGGTAGCCATCATCGGCGACGTAAACATCCTGGGGGCGGCCCCCAGGGAAATGATTCTGGCCGGCCTGGGGGATATTTTGGGGAAATATACCTCCCTGGCTGATTGGCAATTAAGTCACGTGATAACTGGTGAGGGTTACTCCGACAAGATTGCTGGTGAAGTAAGAGAAGCAATCAATGAATGTGTCCGGTTAACCGGTAACCAGATGGACAAAAAAGCGATTCAAAGCTTGATGGAGGCCCTGGTGACCTCTGGCTCAGCTATGCTGGAATGGGGCAATTCCCGCCCGGCTTCGGGTTCCGAACATCATATATCGCACTTTTTAGAGATGCACGATATCCTGGCGGGAACCGGAGGACATTTGCATGGAGCCAAAGTTGGTATTGCCGAAATCATGGTTACCGATCTCTATCATCGGGTATTTAATTATAGACTAGAAGAAATAAAGGAGTTTATCGCTCGCCGCCAGCCCGAAACAACGGCCGCATACAGAAGCCGGGTAACAGAAGCCTACGGACCATTGGCGGAGGAATTGATTCACGAAATGCAGGGCTATTATCTGGATGAAGCCAGGAGAAAAGAAAGACAGAGAAATATCCTTCGGGCTTGGGAAGATATGCAGTTATGGGTGAGGCATAACGTACCGCTGCCTGAAGAGATTCAAGGCCTGCTGTTAAAGGCCGGAGCCCCGACATCCTTTGCTGAGTTAGGGATTCCAGCTGCAAGGGTCAAAACGGCGTTAGAGAACGCCAAAGAAGTCCGGCAACGTTATACTATCTTCAGGCTGATGGAAGATATCGGTATAGCTATAGTAGAATAG
- a CDS encoding glycerol-3-phosphate responsive antiterminator, translated as MLISKKVFATLKQYPVIPALWGEQALNSLLDIPAAVISLQFGSIIDLASICAKLHEDYKAVVFIHVELIRGIGSDNYAVEYVKQCGGDGIISTKPSLIEAAHSVGILSILRTFIEDSRSLKRAMDITRKTAPDALDILPGPVIPEIIPDLRSKLSQPIIASGLIKRKEQVQKLLTAGCLAISTSHNELWALNKGFKNKFE; from the coding sequence TTGCTAATTTCTAAGAAGGTTTTCGCAACCCTGAAACAGTACCCGGTGATCCCAGCTCTATGGGGCGAACAGGCCCTTAATTCCTTGCTCGATATACCGGCAGCGGTAATTTCCCTGCAGTTTGGCAGCATTATTGACCTGGCCTCAATCTGCGCGAAACTTCATGAGGATTATAAAGCCGTTGTTTTTATCCATGTTGAGCTAATCAGGGGTATCGGCAGTGATAACTACGCTGTGGAGTATGTAAAACAATGCGGCGGTGACGGTATTATTAGTACCAAGCCTTCTTTGATTGAAGCTGCTCACAGTGTGGGGATATTGAGTATCTTGCGGACATTCATCGAGGATTCCCGGAGCTTGAAAAGAGCGATGGATATTACCCGCAAGACGGCACCTGATGCCCTGGATATCCTTCCCGGACCGGTAATCCCGGAAATAATCCCCGATCTCAGGAGTAAACTGTCGCAGCCAATTATCGCCAGCGGGCTGATAAAAAGAAAGGAACAGGTGCAGAAGTTGTTAACTGCGGGTTGTCTCGCTATCAGTACTAGCCATAATGAGCTATGGGCTTTAAATAAGGGCTTTAAGAATAAATTCGAGTGA
- a CDS encoding IS1634 family transposase encodes MDLQPFLESFAQLPPKLQQRLAAELKIDVAKATPAGAVLIGFSLTQTFGVGETIDYLLGEEHLSVQQMQDELAQGVTPRISTGTACEVLIADMLGCYKNLTRLYHLEEACEAWRVRDILGLPPEKLNDDRLGRALDTIGDNPTLMGDILQALVLKAAERFGIPLNRFYNDTTAIPVWGERQGNDKVQFGHGGLPGLQQLILNLTILAGPSLPVTADTDPGNVQGGPVFGRTLTAVSKLTRGEFEIIVDRGILSHYNMHLMLTEKRAFFIGPLKEELCRSWLLDTLRSAGANAFTPIAYRSKEEARKGQPSHYEALEATYSFRVELNRRKPREPRKKKGERRFAEYTIRAVIYRDNKKKQRDAEHRAKNITKVEARLQELQGKLNKRNLCTVTACQSQVREIFRGLPELRQAYKVTVETNVHGAVTLTWEKDEEVLQEAALTDGLFVLLTNHPIEAVDANELLTRYRGRNDIEMSYRFLKGALDLNQIFLRKPSRVDAYCYLKVLAMFVLNLAHWFLTKEGQKKMTPQKLQEVLGNTTIVEQRLEPFGIRHWVGTNVTEPIRILIELFHLPDPVAIVEAINAAIDYYQILNQWSQKVGRSC; translated from the coding sequence ATGGATTTGCAGCCCTTTCTGGAATCCTTTGCCCAATTGCCCCCGAAACTACAGCAACGGTTAGCAGCGGAATTAAAAATTGATGTTGCTAAAGCGACTCCTGCTGGAGCAGTACTCATTGGCTTTTCTCTGACCCAAACATTCGGTGTAGGTGAAACCATTGATTATCTGCTCGGAGAAGAACATCTCTCGGTGCAGCAGATGCAAGATGAGCTAGCTCAGGGAGTAACTCCTCGAATTAGTACCGGGACCGCTTGCGAAGTGCTCATTGCCGATATGCTGGGTTGTTACAAAAACCTAACCCGGCTTTATCACCTTGAAGAGGCCTGTGAAGCTTGGCGCGTCAGGGATATCCTGGGCCTGCCGCCGGAGAAATTGAATGACGACCGGCTGGGGAGGGCCCTGGATACTATCGGTGATAACCCCACATTAATGGGAGACATTCTCCAAGCCCTGGTCTTAAAGGCAGCAGAACGTTTTGGCATCCCCCTCAATCGTTTTTACAACGATACTACCGCCATTCCGGTATGGGGGGAGAGGCAAGGTAATGATAAGGTCCAATTTGGCCACGGCGGCTTGCCCGGTTTGCAACAGCTCATTCTGAACCTCACTATTCTGGCGGGACCATCGCTACCAGTGACGGCCGACACCGATCCGGGCAACGTCCAGGGAGGTCCGGTATTTGGCCGCACCCTGACAGCGGTCTCCAAGCTAACCCGGGGTGAATTTGAAATCATCGTCGACCGCGGTATTTTAAGCCACTACAACATGCACCTGATGCTTACAGAAAAACGCGCCTTCTTTATCGGGCCGCTGAAAGAGGAACTCTGCCGTTCCTGGCTTTTAGACACCCTTCGGAGTGCAGGCGCAAACGCCTTTACTCCTATTGCCTACCGGTCCAAGGAAGAAGCCAGGAAGGGACAACCGTCCCATTATGAAGCCCTTGAGGCCACCTACTCCTTTCGCGTCGAATTAAATCGCCGCAAGCCCAGGGAGCCGAGGAAAAAGAAAGGCGAAAGGCGTTTTGCCGAATATACCATCCGGGCGGTGATTTACCGGGACAACAAGAAAAAACAACGTGATGCCGAGCACAGGGCGAAAAATATAACCAAAGTGGAAGCCAGGCTCCAGGAACTACAGGGTAAACTCAACAAACGCAACCTTTGCACTGTTACCGCCTGCCAAAGCCAGGTTCGGGAGATCTTCCGGGGATTGCCCGAACTGCGGCAAGCTTACAAGGTAACCGTAGAAACTAACGTCCACGGCGCCGTCACCCTTACCTGGGAAAAGGATGAAGAGGTGCTCCAAGAAGCCGCCCTGACAGATGGCCTCTTCGTTCTCCTGACCAATCACCCTATTGAAGCAGTGGATGCCAACGAATTGCTAACCCGTTACCGGGGTCGCAACGACATTGAAATGAGCTACCGTTTCTTGAAAGGGGCCCTCGATCTGAACCAGATCTTTTTACGCAAGCCCAGCCGTGTTGACGCTTATTGTTACCTGAAAGTACTGGCCATGTTCGTCCTTAACCTGGCGCACTGGTTTTTAACTAAGGAAGGCCAAAAGAAAATGACACCTCAGAAGTTACAGGAGGTATTGGGCAACACCACTATCGTCGAACAGCGCCTGGAACCCTTCGGCATCCGCCACTGGGTCGGAACTAATGTAACGGAGCCTATCCGTATTCTTATTGAACTGTTTCATTTACCCGATCCGGTGGCCATTGTAGAAGCTATCAATGCTGCTATCGATTACTACCAGATCCTTAATCAATGGAGCCAAAAAGTGGGACGTAGCTGTTGA
- a CDS encoding type II toxin-antitoxin system HicB family antitoxin, which yields MKFPVTIYPGEDGWFVAECPIIPGCISQGATKDEALANIREAIELCLEVRKEKGLPLFLPLHEIEVAI from the coding sequence ATGAAATTTCCAGTAACTATTTATCCTGGAGAAGACGGTTGGTTTGTCGCTGAATGCCCGATCATCCCAGGCTGCATATCCCAGGGCGCAACAAAAGATGAAGCCCTGGCGAATATTAGGGAAGCTATAGAACTCTGCCTGGAAGTTCGTAAAGAAAAAGGATTACCCCTTTTCCTACCCCTTCATGAAATAGAGGTAGCCATTTAA
- a CDS encoding DUF2442 domain-containing protein yields MIPPALIQVYPDKEKNYAIICQFVDGKVTRYHMQNMLSGVFAPLRDKEVFKNTLTILDNTAAWDLTGKRDETNCLTIDPWTLYNAEDITGEMID; encoded by the coding sequence ATGATCCCGCCGGCATTGATCCAGGTATATCCGGATAAAGAAAAAAATTATGCTATCATCTGCCAGTTTGTCGATGGTAAAGTGACCCGCTACCATATGCAAAATATGTTATCCGGGGTTTTTGCGCCCCTAAGGGATAAAGAGGTGTTTAAAAACACATTAACAATCCTCGATAATACCGCCGCCTGGGATTTAACGGGAAAAAGGGATGAGACGAACTGCCTGACCATCGACCCCTGGACATTGTATAATGCCGAGGATATAACGGGCGAGATGATTGATTAG
- a CDS encoding L-ribulose-5-phosphate 4-epimerase, with product MLETLKERVYRMNLMLPQNNLVTMTSGNVSGRDEASGYIVIKPSGILYEELRPEAMVVVDLEGNVIEGKLKPSVDTATHLYIYKKRRDIHGIVHTHSPYATSFAALGQPIPVCLTAMADEFGGPIPVGPYAPIGGEEIGRAIVAAIGGSPAILMQNHGVFTLGTSPEAALKAAVMVEDVAKTVHLALLRGEPKELPPEEVKNLHFRYTTAYGQNAG from the coding sequence ATGCTTGAAACCTTAAAAGAGCGGGTGTACCGTATGAACCTGATGCTGCCGCAGAATAACCTGGTAACTATGACCAGCGGCAACGTCAGCGGCAGGGATGAGGCGAGCGGATATATAGTTATTAAACCGAGCGGGATATTGTACGAAGAGTTGCGACCAGAAGCTATGGTAGTCGTCGACCTCGAGGGCAATGTTATCGAAGGAAAACTAAAGCCTTCAGTAGATACGGCCACTCATCTTTATATATATAAAAAACGCCGGGATATCCACGGCATTGTCCATACCCATTCACCCTACGCTACCAGTTTCGCCGCCCTGGGGCAGCCCATTCCCGTTTGTTTGACCGCAATGGCCGATGAGTTCGGTGGCCCGATTCCGGTCGGCCCCTATGCCCCCATTGGCGGTGAAGAAATTGGCCGGGCTATTGTGGCGGCCATAGGGGGCAGCCCGGCGATCTTGATGCAGAATCATGGCGTATTTACCCTGGGAACTTCTCCGGAGGCCGCCCTCAAAGCCGCTGTCATGGTCGAGGATGTAGCCAAGACCGTTCATCTGGCGCTTCTCAGGGGAGAACCTAAGGAACTCCCCCCGGAAGAGGTGAAGAATTTACATTTCAGGTATACAACCGCATATGGGCAGAATGCAGGATGA
- a CDS encoding L-lactate permease, with product MPWTQMYDPAHNLGLSALLAAIPILFLFYALAIKKMKGHIAGTLTVVVAIIVSILGYHMPAGLAVLSFVNGGLYGLFPIGWIVVTAVFLYQITVKTGQFEIIKDSIAGLTEDRRLQALLIAFSFGAFLEGSAGFGTPVAITAAMLAGLGFNPIYAASICLLANTAPVAFGAIGVPVITLGQVAGIDPMLLSKMIGRQLPFLSILVPFWLVAIMSGWKGVKETWPACLVSGGSFALSQWFSANYLSPMLPDIISALFSLVCLILFLRVWQPKNIWRFPNEPRIQGTRPHHAAGAVIKAWTPFILLTLMVGDWGMGSVKAVLDSVTLKFAIPGLHLAIIKDGAPKAMEAIFTFNWLSAGGTGILIAAFISMLILGMRFNDWLRIFGETIHDLRYALLTIFMVLGFAYIANFSGMSTTLGQALTVTGAAFPFVAPFLGWLGVFITGSDTSSNALFGKLQYITGQNIGVDPVLTVAANSSGGVTGKMISPQSIAVATAATGQVGKEGELFRFAIGPSILMTLFISILVTLQAYIWKWMIPAHGDLTGTAITTAAKANPADGIGILIGTLVIIVILAVVVSLSNRRPGGREVYTPGK from the coding sequence ATGCCCTGGACGCAAATGTATGATCCTGCCCATAATCTGGGGTTGTCGGCTTTGCTGGCTGCTATCCCCATTCTCTTTCTTTTCTATGCCCTGGCTATTAAGAAGATGAAGGGGCATATAGCCGGTACCCTCACAGTTGTAGTAGCTATTATTGTGTCAATCCTGGGATATCACATGCCGGCTGGTCTGGCGGTGCTCTCTTTTGTCAACGGCGGGCTTTACGGCCTGTTTCCCATTGGCTGGATTGTCGTTACTGCGGTTTTTTTGTACCAGATAACTGTGAAAACCGGGCAGTTCGAGATTATTAAAGATTCTATCGCCGGCTTGACGGAAGACCGGCGCCTCCAGGCCCTTCTTATAGCCTTCTCCTTCGGTGCCTTCCTGGAAGGGTCAGCCGGATTCGGCACTCCGGTGGCCATTACGGCGGCCATGCTGGCTGGCCTCGGCTTTAACCCTATTTATGCCGCCAGTATTTGTCTGCTGGCCAATACAGCGCCGGTAGCCTTTGGCGCTATAGGGGTACCTGTCATTACCCTGGGACAGGTGGCGGGGATTGACCCCATGCTTTTAAGCAAAATGATCGGCCGCCAGCTGCCTTTCCTGTCCATCCTGGTGCCCTTCTGGCTGGTAGCCATTATGTCGGGCTGGAAGGGCGTCAAGGAAACCTGGCCGGCCTGCCTGGTGAGCGGCGGTTCCTTTGCCCTCAGCCAGTGGTTTTCGGCCAACTATTTGAGTCCCATGCTGCCGGATATTATTTCTGCTCTCTTTTCCCTGGTTTGCTTGATCCTGTTCCTGCGGGTCTGGCAACCAAAGAATATTTGGCGCTTCCCCAATGAACCCCGGATCCAGGGTACCAGGCCCCACCATGCAGCCGGGGCAGTCATCAAAGCCTGGACGCCCTTTATCCTCCTGACCTTAATGGTCGGCGACTGGGGTATGGGTTCGGTGAAGGCTGTTCTGGACAGTGTTACCTTGAAGTTTGCCATTCCCGGCCTGCACCTGGCGATCATCAAAGACGGTGCTCCCAAAGCCATGGAAGCCATCTTTACCTTTAATTGGCTGTCGGCAGGAGGCACCGGTATCCTTATCGCCGCCTTTATCTCCATGCTAATCCTGGGCATGCGTTTCAACGACTGGTTGCGTATCTTCGGCGAAACCATTCATGATCTACGTTATGCCCTCCTGACTATATTTATGGTCCTGGGCTTCGCCTATATCGCCAATTTCTCCGGCATGAGCACCACCCTGGGCCAGGCCCTGACGGTGACCGGGGCTGCCTTCCCCTTTGTGGCTCCTTTCCTGGGCTGGCTGGGCGTCTTTATAACTGGGAGCGACACCTCTTCTAATGCCCTGTTTGGCAAACTGCAGTATATTACCGGGCAGAATATTGGCGTCGACCCGGTACTAACCGTGGCGGCCAACTCCTCTGGTGGCGTTACCGGGAAGATGATCTCCCCCCAGAGTATCGCCGTAGCTACGGCGGCCACCGGTCAGGTGGGTAAGGAAGGTGAGTTGTTCCGCTTCGCCATCGGCCCCAGCATTTTAATGACTCTCTTTATTAGTATCCTTGTTACCTTGCAGGCTTATATTTGGAAATGGATGATCCCGGCCCACGGCGACCTGACCGGGACGGCCATCACCACGGCGGCTAAGGCCAACCCGGCCGATGGTATCGGCATTCTCATTGGTACCCTGGTGATAATTGTAATCCTGGCGGTAGTCGTTTCCCTGAGCAATCGCCGCCCGGGCGGCCGCGAGGTTTACACGCCGGGAAAATAG
- a CDS encoding ribulokinase, with protein MPRYSIGIDFGTESARALLLDIDSASELATAAMAYPHGVMDESLPDGTRLPPDWALHHPDDYIEVLPRIIPAVLQEAGVAGKDVIGIGIDFTACTLLPIKKDGTPLCNLPPFKNNPHAYVKLWKHHAAQPEANRLNAIARERRESFLARYGGRASSEWLVPKVWQVLNEAPEVYQAADEFIEAADWVVLQLTGCEKRNSCAAGYKAFWHKREGYPAPEFFKALDPRLEDLVASKLQQDIYPAGTKAGELREEIAALIGLPPGTAVAVGNVDAHVAVPAMGVTDPGKMVMIMGTSICHMVLAEKEVAVPGICGVVEDGIIPGYYGYEAGQAAVGDAFAWFVANCVSGYYYDEARRRGIDIHALLAQKAGALKPGQSGLLALDWWNGNRSVLVDADLTGMVLGLNLGTRPEEIYRSLIEATAFGTRVIIENFIANGIEVKELYACGGLAEKNPLLMQIYADVTNLEIKAAKSQQASALGAAMFGAVAAGVERGGFKDILAAARVIPALKEKIFQPLPANGEVYNRLFQEYQSLHDYFGRGGNKVMQNLKAIKEGVLHA; from the coding sequence ATGCCCAGGTACTCCATTGGGATAGACTTCGGTACGGAATCAGCGCGGGCCCTACTCTTGGATATTGATAGTGCAAGTGAACTGGCTACGGCGGCCATGGCTTACCCGCACGGGGTAATGGATGAAAGCTTACCTGATGGAACTCGTCTACCGCCAGATTGGGCCCTGCATCACCCTGATGATTATATTGAGGTTTTGCCAAGGATTATACCGGCAGTTTTACAGGAGGCGGGCGTAGCCGGTAAAGACGTTATTGGCATCGGCATCGACTTTACAGCCTGTACCCTGTTACCTATTAAAAAAGACGGCACCCCACTTTGTAACCTACCACCCTTTAAAAATAATCCCCATGCCTATGTCAAACTGTGGAAGCACCACGCGGCTCAACCGGAGGCGAATAGACTGAACGCCATTGCCAGGGAAAGACGCGAGAGTTTTTTAGCCCGGTATGGCGGCAGGGCTTCTTCAGAGTGGCTGGTGCCCAAAGTATGGCAGGTATTAAACGAGGCGCCCGAGGTTTACCAGGCGGCCGACGAATTTATCGAAGCCGCCGACTGGGTGGTTTTACAGCTTACGGGTTGTGAAAAGCGTAATAGTTGTGCAGCGGGGTATAAAGCCTTCTGGCATAAAAGGGAGGGCTATCCTGCGCCGGAGTTCTTTAAAGCCCTGGACCCGCGCCTGGAAGATCTGGTAGCTAGCAAATTGCAACAGGATATCTACCCCGCCGGTACGAAAGCCGGCGAGCTCAGGGAGGAAATAGCGGCTTTAATCGGGCTGCCACCGGGCACAGCGGTGGCGGTCGGTAATGTGGATGCCCATGTGGCCGTCCCTGCCATGGGGGTTACTGACCCGGGTAAAATGGTGATGATCATGGGCACCTCAATCTGCCATATGGTTTTAGCGGAGAAGGAAGTTGCCGTACCCGGGATCTGCGGGGTGGTGGAAGACGGCATCATTCCGGGTTACTACGGTTACGAAGCCGGTCAGGCAGCGGTGGGCGACGCCTTTGCCTGGTTTGTGGCAAATTGTGTTTCAGGTTATTATTACGACGAGGCCCGGCGCCGGGGAATAGATATACATGCTTTACTGGCGCAAAAGGCGGGGGCTTTAAAACCAGGGCAGAGTGGTTTGCTGGCCCTGGATTGGTGGAATGGCAATCGGTCGGTACTTGTCGACGCTGATCTTACGGGGATGGTTTTGGGTCTGAACCTGGGAACCAGGCCGGAGGAAATATACAGGTCTCTGATTGAAGCTACGGCCTTCGGCACCAGAGTTATTATTGAAAATTTTATTGCTAATGGGATCGAAGTTAAAGAACTCTATGCTTGCGGTGGCCTGGCGGAAAAAAACCCCCTGCTCATGCAGATTTATGCAGATGTTACCAACCTGGAGATTAAAGCAGCGAAATCCCAACAGGCTTCGGCCCTGGGTGCCGCCATGTTTGGTGCCGTAGCCGCAGGTGTAGAACGGGGCGGCTTTAAAGATATTCTGGCTGCAGCCAGGGTTATTCCAGCCTTAAAAGAAAAAATCTTCCAGCCTCTGCCGGCCAATGGGGAAGTTTATAACCGTCTTTTTCAAGAGTATCAAAGCCTGCACGATTATTTTGGCCGGGGCGGGAATAAGGTTATGCAGAACCTGAAGGCCATTAAGGAGGGGGTTCTTCATGCTTGA
- a CDS encoding AbrB/MazE/SpoVT family DNA-binding domain-containing protein, translating to MYKITISQKGQIVIPLEIRKNYGLKKGDQLAVKDNNGIITLQPLPRHPILELRGKYKNNKPADSLTEALIKERTLDRSKER from the coding sequence ATGTATAAAATAACCATTTCCCAAAAGGGACAGATTGTTATTCCCCTGGAAATACGCAAGAATTATGGTCTAAAAAAAGGCGACCAGCTGGCAGTGAAAGACAACAATGGCATTATCACCCTGCAGCCCCTCCCCAGACATCCCATTCTCGAATTACGAGGTAAATACAAAAATAATAAACCTGCAGACAGTCTTACTGAAGCTTTAATAAAAGAAAGAACCCTTGATCGTTCCAAGGAAAGGTAG